The Osmerus eperlanus chromosome 25, fOsmEpe2.1, whole genome shotgun sequence genome contains a region encoding:
- the cfap157 gene encoding cilia- and flagella-associated protein 157, with the protein MPKTAKNGKKTGDNTTKKESTGLADKTRSDDALSECGKEFYRAQIRDLEEQLEKYQHKCDKLEVEQKDFSSLYDTLEEEKKQIVHYLKRSLTQEEEKVKEVTERLVSLQQAKDAERDAFEMQLAQIRLESQENKDKLTSKNMVLASKLAALEDFRVQKEELTAHMQSLEMQLEKREEEHRIVIYNLERKAVLDIDRLKKEMQQRVAAVAAEFRRESDRKMPEITKRAIHENVSVNTQISQLSDRSRMLLEENETLRQTERDLRREMGILESVVNDITHKNVSNQKVVQLLTAKCGQMNSELMEYAKVQQEHQQLQEDHTALLAEMKVLRQEQRSVLEVSSRRGAEAESLAGRLEQERAMREQLETILHEAAFALKDALMEVPKEEDSEVKTLVRRNQMMQKLLAVLDGAARLGRGPAMKDFIPEGEALHKLKTGPNLERTEHLGPLFKTPVMLSHFKTGYLGLVPCRTHYKTILSKMGPASKNTCPQLHRTPQKKTSPSKPSGPEILSPQPADPARGVLPSSHSQSRVGLSPNIGNATAQGSTSR; encoded by the exons ATGCCGAAAACGGCTAAGAATGGAAAGAAAACTGGAGATAACACAACTAAGAAAGAATCCACGGGACTCGCAGACAAAACACGTTCTGACGACGCGTTGTCTGAATGCGGAAAAGAGTTTTACAGGGCACAGATACGAGACTTGGAGGAGCAATTAGAGAA atatcagcataaatGTGATAAGCTGGAGGTGGAACAGAAggacttctcctctctctacgaTACTctcgaggaggagaagaaacaaaTTGTCCATTACTTGAAACGGTCTCtgacacaggaggaggagaaggtgaaggaggTGACCGAGCGACTGGTCAGCCTGCAGCAAGCCAAGGACGCCGAGAGAGATGCCTTTGAGATGCAGCTGGCCCAGATCCGCCTGGAGTCCCAGGAAAACAAGGACAAGCTCACCTCAAAGAACATGGTGCTTG CCAGTAAGCTGGCGGCCCTGGAGGACTTCAGGGTGCAGAAGGAGGAGCTGACGGCTCATATGCAGTCCCTGGAGATGCAGCTGGAGAAGAGGGAAGAAGAGCACCGTATTGTCATATACAACCTGGAGAGGAAGGCGGTGCTGGACATAGACAG GCTGAAGAAGGAGATGCAACAGCGCGTGGCGGCCGTGGCGGCCGAGTTCCGCCGCGAGTCGGACAGGAAGATGCCGGAGATCACCAAGAGGGCCATCCACGAGAACGTGTCGGTGAACACCCAGATCAGCCAGCTGTCGGACCGGAGCCGGATGCTCCTGGAGGAGAACGAGACCCTGAGGCAGACCGAGAGAGATCTCCGCCGGGAGATGGGGATACTGGAGTCCGTGGTCAATGACATCACCCACAAGAACGTCAGCAACCAGAAG GTGGTCCAGCTGCTGACAGCAAAGTGTGGCCAGATGAACTCAGAGCTGATGGAGTACGCCAAGGTGCAGCAGGAACACCAGCAACTGCAGGAAGACCACACCGCCCTCCTGGCAGAGATGAAGGTCCTCAG ACAAGAGCAGAGGTCAGTGCTGGAGGTGTCCAGTAGGAGAGGTGCAGAGGCCGAGAgcctggctgggaggctggaaCAGGAGAGGGCCATGAGAGAACAGCTGGAGACCATCCTACACGAGGCTGCCTTCGCCCTCAAAGACGCCCTGATG GAGGTTCCCAAGGAGGAGGACTCCGAGGTGAAGACTCTGGTCAGGAGGAACCAGATGATGCAGAAGCTTCTGGCGGTGCTGGATGGGGCCGCTCGGCTGGGCAGAGGCCCGGCCATGAAGGACTTCATCCCAGAGGGAGAGGCCCTCCACAAGCTCAAGACTGGACCCAACCTGGAGAG AACTGAACATCTTGGTCCACTCTTCAAGACCCCTGTCATGCTGTCTCACTTCAAGACAGGATATCTGGGTCTCGTACCATGCAGAACGCACTACAAGACCATCCTGTCCAAGATGGGCCCTGCCTCTAAGAACACCTGCCCTCAGTTACACAG gacaccacagaagaagaccagCCCGTCCAAACCATCTGGCCCAGAGATCCTCAGCCCCCAGCCGGCTGACCCTGCCAGGGgcgtccttccttcctctcacaGCCAATCCAGAGTAGGCCTCTCTCCGAATATAGGCAACGCTACAGCACAGGGTTCCACATCACGTTAA